In Alteribacter lacisalsi, a genomic segment contains:
- a CDS encoding YaiI/YqxD family protein: MTNVMTVLIDGDACPVKDEAIGLCGKYNLPVVYVSSYAHETSKAFPGYVQKITVDQEAEAADMAIVKRAVKGDVVITQDHGLAGLLLAKGITVITPRGKVVTDLYINTLLSIRHDQGKLRRAGKKTKGPKKMTGEDRAYFYTQLEKILSNRQET; encoded by the coding sequence ATGACGAATGTAATGACGGTTCTCATTGACGGAGACGCCTGTCCGGTAAAAGATGAGGCGATTGGTTTATGCGGAAAGTATAACCTGCCGGTTGTTTATGTGAGTTCCTATGCTCATGAGACGTCCAAAGCTTTCCCGGGATATGTTCAGAAAATCACAGTAGACCAGGAAGCAGAAGCAGCTGACATGGCAATTGTGAAGCGGGCTGTAAAAGGTGATGTGGTCATTACCCAGGATCACGGACTTGCCGGTCTTCTTCTTGCAAAAGGTATCACAGTGATTACACCGAGAGGAAAAGTTGTAACTGATTTGTACATTAATACGCTTCTCTCCATCCGTCATGATCAGGGCAAGCTCAGAAGAGCAGGAAAAAAAACAAAAGGCCCCAAAAAGATGACCGGAGAGGACCGGGCTTATTTTTACACCCAGCTAGAAAAAATTTTGTCTAACAGGCAGGAAACGTGA
- a CDS encoding pyruvate, water dikinase regulatory protein: MKNNHTVVYVVSDSVGETAELVVKASASQFSHTGVDIRRVPYVEDEGTIDEVIAQAKENDGLIACTLVVPELRDYLLNKAKRANVPVHDIITPMMNLLEKKTGHEPRLQPGLVHTLDEDYFRKVEAIEFAVKYDDGRDPRGIKRADIVLIGVSRTSKTPLSQYLAHKRLKVANIPLVPEVEPPEELFQLDPRKVIGLKISPEKLTSIRSERLKSLGLKEEANYATVKRIEEELVFSNELMDRIGCHVIDVSNKAVEETANLIYSVYRKNNR, from the coding sequence ATGAAAAATAACCATACCGTTGTTTATGTGGTGTCCGATTCTGTAGGGGAAACTGCGGAACTGGTTGTGAAAGCATCAGCAAGCCAGTTCAGTCATACAGGTGTGGACATCAGGCGCGTTCCCTATGTGGAAGATGAAGGCACGATTGATGAGGTCATTGCCCAGGCGAAGGAAAATGACGGCCTGATTGCATGTACCCTTGTTGTGCCTGAACTCCGTGATTACCTGCTGAATAAGGCAAAACGCGCAAACGTACCGGTTCACGATATCATTACACCGATGATGAACCTGCTGGAAAAAAAGACTGGACATGAACCAAGACTTCAGCCTGGACTGGTGCACACTCTGGATGAGGATTACTTCCGAAAAGTGGAAGCGATCGAGTTTGCCGTTAAATATGACGATGGAAGAGATCCCAGAGGGATAAAGCGGGCGGATATTGTTTTGATTGGTGTATCCCGCACCTCGAAAACCCCGCTTTCCCAGTACCTGGCGCATAAACGCCTGAAAGTGGCCAACATTCCCCTCGTCCCTGAGGTGGAACCGCCGGAGGAACTGTTCCAGCTTGACCCCAGGAAAGTTATTGGGTTAAAAATAAGCCCGGAAAAGCTGACTAGCATCCGTTCGGAGCGTCTTAAAAGTCTCGGGCTGAAAGAAGAAGCCAATTATGCCACCGTCAAAAGAATTGAAGAGGAACTCGTGTTCTCTAATGAACTGATGGATCGGATCGGATGCCACGTGATCGATGTGTCCAATAAAGCGGTAGAAGAAACGGCAAACCTTATTTACAGCGTGTACCGTAAAAACAACCGGTAG
- a CDS encoding helix-turn-helix transcriptional regulator, with amino-acid sequence MRPIELNKRQQHILEIVKDKGPITGEQIAEKLSLTRATLRPDLAILTMAGFLDARPRVGYFYTGKTGAQLLTEKIGKLTVKEYQSIPVVVNESASVYDAICTMFLEDVGTLFVVNGSSCLVGILSRKDLLRASMGKQELEQMPVNIIMTRMPNITTCSADDLLSDVAQILITKQIDGLPVVNKKDGSSNSDMEVTGRITKTSITKAFVDIANNRIV; translated from the coding sequence GTGAGACCAATCGAGCTGAATAAGCGCCAGCAGCATATATTGGAAATTGTAAAAGATAAAGGACCGATTACCGGGGAGCAGATTGCCGAAAAATTATCTCTGACCCGCGCAACACTTCGTCCTGACCTGGCAATCCTGACGATGGCCGGATTTCTGGATGCCCGCCCCCGAGTAGGCTATTTTTATACCGGGAAAACGGGAGCGCAGCTGCTTACAGAAAAAATCGGCAAGCTTACGGTAAAGGAATACCAATCGATTCCGGTCGTTGTAAATGAGTCCGCATCGGTGTACGATGCGATCTGTACGATGTTCCTGGAAGATGTGGGTACCTTGTTTGTTGTAAACGGCTCTTCCTGTCTCGTAGGGATTCTCTCGAGAAAAGATCTGCTTAGAGCAAGCATGGGAAAACAGGAACTGGAGCAGATGCCGGTAAACATTATCATGACAAGAATGCCGAACATTACGACCTGTTCGGCAGATGACCTGCTGTCCGACGTGGCTCAGATTCTGATTACAAAACAGATCGATGGTCTGCCTGTTGTAAACAAAAAGGACGGCAGCAGTAATTCGGATATGGAAGTAACCGGCCGTATTACAAAAACGAGCATCACAAAAGCATTTGTGGATATTGCAAACAACCGGATCGTGTAA
- the glyS gene encoding glycine--tRNA ligase subunit beta: MSNHRTFLLEIGLEEMPARFITDAMNQLKDKMASWLNDNRLSYSSVEAFSTPRRLAVLVHELSEKQEDRSEEAKGPSKKIALDGEGNWSKAAQGFARGQKSQVDDLYFKDVKGEEYVFVTRFIPGKAAIQLLGELETLITGLTFPKNMRWGSSTLRYVRPVKWLTAMFGDEIVNLNAAGIQSSNVTFGHRFLGDRTVIVTASDYRMSLMKEHVLADAGERKEAIRKQIAQLSSSEGWHVPVDEELLEEVNNLVEYPTVLYGTFDESFLRVPDDVLITSMKEHQRYFPVKDEAGSLLPYFVTVRNGDHRHLENVQKGNEKVLRARLADSEFFFNEDLKLNIEDAVKKLENVVYHEELGSIGDKVRRIKSLALVLANRLDLSEEERSAIDRAARLSKFDLVTHMVGEFPELEGRMGEVYAGHAGESAEVATAIREHYLPRHAKDDLPTSAVSAVISIADKLDTVVTSFGIGQIPTGSQDPHGLRRLTAGVVTVLLDQKWDVKLPELFDDALAAAEQWGILKRDREDVRDDLLSFAKLRVKTLLQEHGVRYDMIEAVLSADLARVDTLIEKGVFLTVEADKNPDFKGVVEAFSRVTNIASKADQDHKGPDTDLFEKEEERVLFEKTNEVRDQVESARSKGDPAGEFNSLKQLVPAIHAYFDNIMVMSENEAVKKNRLSQMKKASELILSFADFQAVVFHSE, from the coding sequence ATGAGTAATCACCGGACATTTTTACTAGAAATCGGGCTAGAGGAAATGCCGGCCCGTTTTATTACGGACGCAATGAATCAGCTCAAGGACAAAATGGCGTCCTGGCTCAATGACAACCGCCTGAGTTATTCTTCCGTGGAAGCATTCTCTACACCAAGACGTCTTGCGGTTCTTGTTCACGAGCTTTCCGAAAAACAGGAAGACCGCAGCGAAGAAGCGAAAGGTCCTTCTAAAAAAATTGCACTGGACGGGGAAGGGAACTGGTCCAAAGCAGCTCAGGGCTTCGCGAGAGGCCAGAAATCGCAAGTAGATGATCTTTATTTTAAAGATGTAAAAGGGGAAGAGTACGTTTTCGTAACACGGTTTATTCCAGGTAAAGCGGCTATTCAGCTGCTTGGGGAGCTTGAAACTCTGATTACCGGTCTGACATTTCCGAAAAACATGCGCTGGGGAAGCAGCACCCTTCGTTATGTGAGACCTGTAAAATGGCTGACAGCCATGTTTGGTGATGAAATTGTAAATCTTAACGCAGCGGGCATCCAGTCTTCCAATGTAACCTTCGGCCATCGTTTTCTGGGCGACCGTACGGTCATTGTTACAGCCTCTGATTATCGCATGAGCCTGATGAAAGAGCATGTTCTCGCTGATGCCGGTGAACGTAAGGAAGCAATCAGAAAGCAGATCGCGCAACTCTCCTCTTCCGAGGGATGGCACGTGCCGGTTGATGAAGAACTGCTTGAGGAAGTAAACAACCTCGTGGAGTACCCGACGGTTTTATATGGAACGTTTGATGAAAGCTTTCTGCGTGTACCTGACGACGTGCTGATTACCTCAATGAAAGAGCATCAGCGTTACTTTCCGGTAAAGGATGAAGCAGGTTCCCTTCTGCCATACTTTGTGACAGTGAGAAACGGAGACCACAGGCACCTTGAAAACGTTCAGAAAGGGAACGAGAAGGTTCTTCGGGCCCGTCTCGCTGACTCTGAATTCTTTTTTAATGAAGATTTAAAACTGAACATAGAGGATGCTGTGAAGAAGCTTGAGAATGTCGTATATCATGAAGAGCTTGGAAGTATAGGAGACAAGGTTCGCCGGATTAAGAGCCTCGCACTGGTGCTTGCCAATCGGCTTGATTTGTCTGAGGAAGAGAGATCGGCCATTGATCGGGCGGCCCGCCTCAGTAAGTTTGACCTTGTGACGCATATGGTGGGAGAGTTCCCGGAACTTGAAGGGCGGATGGGTGAAGTTTATGCCGGTCATGCGGGAGAGTCTGCGGAAGTGGCAACGGCAATCCGTGAGCATTACCTGCCCCGTCACGCAAAAGATGATCTTCCGACTTCTGCAGTGTCTGCTGTGATCAGTATTGCTGATAAACTTGACACGGTCGTTACAAGTTTCGGTATTGGACAGATCCCGACAGGCTCACAGGATCCACACGGGCTCCGTCGTCTGACTGCTGGTGTCGTAACGGTTCTTCTTGACCAGAAATGGGACGTGAAACTTCCTGAACTTTTTGATGATGCGCTTGCTGCTGCGGAGCAGTGGGGCATTTTAAAACGGGACAGGGAAGACGTCAGGGATGACCTTCTTTCATTTGCAAAACTCCGCGTTAAGACTCTTCTTCAGGAACACGGAGTTCGTTATGATATGATTGAAGCAGTGCTAAGTGCAGACCTGGCACGGGTCGATACGCTGATTGAAAAAGGGGTGTTCCTGACAGTGGAAGCAGATAAGAATCCGGACTTTAAAGGTGTAGTTGAAGCCTTCAGCCGGGTGACAAACATTGCGTCCAAGGCAGATCAGGATCATAAAGGGCCCGACACAGACCTGTTCGAAAAAGAAGAGGAACGTGTTCTTTTTGAGAAGACGAATGAAGTCAGGGACCAGGTGGAATCAGCCCGCAGCAAAGGAGATCCGGCTGGAGAGTTTAACTCATTAAAACAGCTTGTGCCGGCCATACATGCTTACTTTGATAACATCATGGTCATGTCTGAAAATGAAGCAGTTAAAAAGAACAGATTGTCGCAGATGAAGAAAGCTTCAGAGCTGATCCTGTCATTTGCGGACTTTCAGGCCGTTGTTTTTCATTCTGAATAA
- the glyQ gene encoding glycine--tRNA ligase subunit alpha, with protein MNVQDMILTLQNFWAKQNCLVMQAYDVEKGAGTMNPMTFLKSIGPEPWNVAYVEPSRRPADGRYGENPNRLYQHHQFQVIMKPSPDNIQELYLESLKELGINPEEHDIRFVEDNWEHPALAAWGLGWEVWLDGMEITQFTYFQQVGGIEASPVSAEITYGIERLASYIQDVEKVYDLEWVNGITYGDVFLQNEYEQSKYAFETADAKMWFTLFSTYEQEGIRTLKEGLVIPAYDYVLKCSHAFNMLDAQGAVSVTERTGYIGRIRNLARKCAKTYYEERERLGFPLLKEKEETDDE; from the coding sequence ATGAACGTTCAGGATATGATTTTAACGCTGCAGAATTTCTGGGCAAAACAGAATTGCCTTGTTATGCAGGCGTACGATGTGGAAAAAGGGGCAGGGACGATGAACCCCATGACATTCCTGAAAAGTATCGGCCCTGAGCCTTGGAATGTTGCTTATGTTGAGCCTTCACGGCGCCCTGCAGACGGACGCTATGGAGAAAACCCGAACCGCCTTTATCAGCATCACCAGTTCCAGGTAATTATGAAACCGTCACCGGATAACATTCAGGAACTTTACCTTGAAAGTCTCAAAGAACTTGGCATTAACCCTGAGGAACACGACATCCGTTTTGTTGAAGACAACTGGGAGCACCCGGCTCTTGCAGCATGGGGGCTTGGCTGGGAAGTTTGGCTTGACGGGATGGAAATCACCCAGTTTACATACTTCCAGCAGGTTGGCGGAATTGAAGCAAGTCCTGTAAGTGCAGAGATTACCTATGGTATTGAGCGGCTAGCCTCCTATATTCAGGATGTCGAAAAGGTGTATGATCTGGAGTGGGTAAACGGCATTACTTATGGAGACGTGTTTCTGCAGAATGAATATGAACAGAGTAAGTATGCATTTGAAACAGCCGATGCGAAAATGTGGTTCACCCTCTTTTCAACTTATGAGCAGGAAGGAATCCGAACGCTTAAAGAAGGGCTTGTCATTCCCGCCTATGACTATGTACTGAAATGCTCACATGCGTTTAATATGCTCGATGCCCAGGGGGCCGTGTCTGTAACGGAACGGACAGGGTATATCGGGAGAATCAGAAATCTGGCCCGCAAATGTGCCAAAACCTACTACGAGGAGCGCGAGCGGCTCGGCTTCCCGCTTTTGAAAGAAAAGGAGGAGACTGACGATGAGTAA
- the recO gene encoding DNA repair protein RecO, producing the protein MLQKAEGIVIRTNDYGETNKIVTLYTREHGKLALMARGAKRPKSRFASSAQLFIYGTFIYQQSRGIGTLNQADITDSFRAVRSDLMLTAYGAYMVEMTDRLTEDRQRNPYLFELLYQLLNRMNEEEDAEVLTRIFETKMLQAAGISPMLDACVNCGRQEGTFAFSIIEAGILCAQCFEVDPYRIAATPGTLKLLRLFHHLDLSRLGNINVKHGTKKELKTILQLYYDEYSGLRLKSRRFLEQMEKF; encoded by the coding sequence ATGCTACAAAAAGCAGAAGGTATTGTCATCCGGACGAACGACTACGGAGAGACAAACAAAATTGTGACTCTTTATACGCGTGAGCACGGCAAGCTGGCACTTATGGCAAGAGGAGCAAAACGGCCCAAAAGCCGCTTCGCCTCAAGTGCACAGCTTTTTATTTACGGGACATTTATTTATCAGCAGTCGAGGGGGATTGGAACGCTGAATCAGGCGGACATTACGGATTCATTCCGTGCTGTGCGCAGTGACCTGATGCTGACAGCCTATGGTGCCTACATGGTGGAAATGACCGACAGGCTGACAGAAGACAGGCAGCGTAATCCGTATTTGTTTGAACTTTTGTATCAGCTTCTGAACAGGATGAACGAAGAAGAAGACGCAGAGGTACTGACCCGCATCTTTGAAACAAAAATGCTTCAGGCAGCCGGCATATCCCCGATGCTTGACGCCTGTGTGAACTGCGGCAGGCAGGAGGGTACCTTCGCCTTTTCCATTATAGAGGCAGGTATTCTCTGTGCACAATGCTTTGAAGTAGATCCGTACCGGATTGCTGCAACTCCCGGTACATTGAAGCTGCTCCGGCTTTTTCATCATCTGGATCTCAGCCGGCTTGGAAACATCAATGTAAAGCATGGGACCAAGAAAGAATTAAAAACTATCCTGCAGCTTTATTATGATGAATACTCGGGGCTTAGGCTGAAGTCCAGAAGGTTTCTCGAACAGATGGAAAAATTTTAA
- a CDS encoding YqzL family protein has product MKEFSWKVFSVTGNIDSYLLYREMEAADAAPEVSDEEDEAGQQVQPPVY; this is encoded by the coding sequence ATGAAAGAATTTTCGTGGAAGGTTTTCTCAGTCACAGGCAATATTGATTCGTATTTATTGTACAGGGAAATGGAAGCTGCAGATGCGGCTCCTGAGGTCTCTGACGAAGAGGATGAAGCAGGGCAGCAGGTGCAGCCGCCGGTGTATTAA
- the era gene encoding GTPase Era has translation MTDTPFKSGFVSLIGRPNVGKSTLLNQMLGQKIAIMSDKAQTTRNKIQGVYTEERGQVVFIDTPGIHKPKHKLGDFMMKTVTTTFNEVDVILFLVDAKEGMGRGDEFIMERLKTVRTPVFLVVNKIDEVHPDELLPFIDKYRSKLDFQEVIPVSALHGNNVETLKEQIFVNLEEGPQYYPSDQVTDHPERFLISEMIREKVLHLTRDEVPHSIAVDIEQIKLREDGETVYVSAVVIVERKSQKGIIIGKSGAMLKEIGKRSREDIQALLGSNVYLELFVKVEKDWRNKAKYLKDFGYREDEY, from the coding sequence ATGACTGATACGCCATTTAAAAGCGGTTTTGTTTCCCTGATCGGCAGACCGAATGTAGGGAAATCCACACTGCTCAACCAGATGCTCGGACAGAAAATTGCCATTATGAGTGATAAAGCCCAGACGACGAGAAACAAAATACAAGGCGTCTATACAGAAGAACGGGGCCAGGTTGTCTTTATTGATACTCCGGGCATTCATAAACCCAAGCATAAACTCGGGGATTTTATGATGAAAACAGTTACCACTACATTTAACGAAGTGGATGTGATCCTCTTTCTTGTTGATGCGAAGGAGGGGATGGGACGTGGTGATGAGTTTATCATGGAGCGCCTGAAGACAGTGCGAACCCCCGTGTTTCTTGTCGTTAACAAAATTGATGAAGTTCATCCGGACGAGCTTCTGCCGTTCATTGACAAGTACAGAAGCAAGCTTGATTTTCAGGAAGTGATTCCGGTCTCGGCACTTCACGGAAACAATGTAGAAACGCTGAAGGAGCAGATCTTTGTCAACCTTGAAGAAGGCCCCCAGTATTACCCTTCCGACCAGGTAACGGATCATCCTGAACGTTTTCTGATCAGCGAGATGATTCGTGAAAAGGTTCTTCATCTGACTAGGGATGAAGTGCCGCACTCCATAGCAGTTGATATTGAACAGATTAAACTTCGTGAAGATGGTGAAACCGTTTATGTATCAGCGGTCGTCATAGTGGAGAGAAAATCGCAGAAAGGCATTATCATCGGCAAAAGCGGAGCCATGCTTAAGGAGATTGGAAAACGCTCACGTGAAGATATTCAGGCACTGCTTGGTTCAAACGTGTATCTGGAACTGTTTGTTAAAGTGGAAAAAGACTGGCGTAATAAAGCAAAGTATTTAAAGGATTTTGGGTACAGAGAAGACGAATATTAA
- the cdd gene encoding cytidine deaminase gives MTDIKTLIAEAKAAREKAYVPYSKFKVGAALLSEDGQIFHGCNIENAAYSMCNCAERTALFNAYSDGVTQFTAIAIVADTEGPVSPCGACRQVMSELCRPSTKVICTNLHGDVSEWTVKDILPGAFSGADLHD, from the coding sequence ATGACAGACATAAAAACATTGATCGCTGAAGCAAAGGCGGCTCGTGAGAAAGCGTACGTTCCTTACTCTAAATTTAAAGTCGGCGCAGCACTTCTCTCTGAGGACGGTCAGATTTTCCACGGTTGCAATATTGAAAATGCTGCTTACAGCATGTGCAACTGTGCTGAACGTACGGCGCTTTTTAACGCCTATTCAGACGGCGTCACTCAATTTACAGCAATTGCGATTGTGGCAGATACGGAGGGGCCGGTATCACCTTGCGGCGCATGCCGTCAGGTAATGAGCGAACTGTGCCGGCCTTCTACTAAAGTGATTTGTACAAATTTGCATGGGGACGTGTCGGAATGGACAGTAAAAGACATTCTGCCAGGCGCTTTCTCTGGAGCAGATCTGCATGACTGA
- a CDS encoding DUF502 domain-containing protein → MWKRFQRNLVTGFLFLLPAIATIYVLQLLFSIIDNFLGPFITDVLRVLRVVNVDNGTIYFLGVYTPFTERLVGFGFIFTVIFVAWIGAIKQRGNKEQAFINVDRFFRRIPVANYIYGSVDQVINAFTQERSSFQKVVMVEYPRKGVFTLGFLTGETKGEVQRITQRNCINVFLPTTPNPTSGWLVIVPLEDVTILHMSVEEGLKFIISGGVVVPPDKAEQLKDEFGEHQKKEKEKLFKNLTVKVGKQRKDEKHDRHKNIDR, encoded by the coding sequence ATGTGGAAGAGATTTCAACGTAATCTGGTAACGGGATTTCTGTTTCTTCTTCCTGCTATTGCAACGATTTATGTACTACAGCTTCTCTTCTCCATTATCGATAATTTTCTGGGTCCATTCATTACAGATGTTCTGCGTGTTTTGAGAGTTGTGAATGTCGATAATGGAACCATTTATTTTCTCGGGGTTTATACGCCGTTTACAGAAAGGCTGGTTGGTTTCGGGTTTATTTTTACGGTTATTTTTGTTGCCTGGATTGGGGCGATTAAACAGCGGGGCAACAAGGAGCAGGCGTTTATAAATGTGGACCGGTTTTTCAGAAGAATCCCTGTGGCAAACTATATTTACGGTTCTGTCGATCAGGTGATTAATGCGTTTACCCAGGAGAGGTCATCCTTTCAGAAGGTCGTTATGGTTGAATATCCGCGTAAAGGCGTATTTACCCTGGGGTTTCTCACCGGAGAAACGAAAGGAGAGGTTCAGCGGATTACGCAGCGGAACTGTATTAACGTATTTCTCCCCACAACTCCGAATCCCACCTCGGGATGGCTTGTCATTGTTCCTCTTGAAGATGTGACTATTTTACATATGAGCGTGGAAGAAGGACTGAAGTTCATCATTTCAGGAGGCGTAGTCGTTCCTCCCGACAAGGCGGAACAGCTTAAAGACGAGTTCGGAGAGCATCAGAAGAAGGAAAAAGAAAAACTGTTTAAGAATCTGACAGTGAAAGTTGGCAAACAACGAAAGGATGAGAAACATGACAGACATAAAAACATTGATCGCTGA
- a CDS encoding diacylglycerol kinase family protein gives MTSKNKPPFISWPRLIKSFRYASEGIRHTWANEQNFRIHSILGALVITVGWLINVTVVEQALLILVIGGVLGLELINTALERSVDMMTSEYRLEAKIIKDVAAGAVMVFSITAVLVGITIFLPRIISFFAQ, from the coding sequence ATGACCTCAAAAAATAAGCCGCCGTTTATTTCGTGGCCCAGGCTGATAAAAAGTTTCCGATATGCCTCAGAGGGAATTCGTCATACATGGGCTAATGAACAGAATTTCAGAATTCATTCCATTCTCGGAGCACTCGTCATTACAGTCGGCTGGCTGATCAATGTCACCGTAGTCGAACAGGCGCTTCTCATTCTCGTGATTGGGGGCGTCCTTGGGCTGGAGTTGATTAATACGGCTCTCGAACGGTCTGTGGACATGATGACCTCCGAATACAGACTCGAAGCCAAAATTATTAAAGATGTGGCCGCCGGGGCCGTTATGGTCTTCTCTATTACTGCTGTTTTAGTCGGGATTACGATTTTTCTCCCGAGGATTATCAGCTTTTTTGCCCAGTAG
- the ybeY gene encoding rRNA maturation RNase YbeY: MADQMELIDETGGLDEHHLDLVRNVLVTAYEVKELEPSAELSVTFTGNEEIRELNREYRGIDKATDVLSFALNDGEEEIHHHDGEDEIPDLLGDIVISVDKAREQAEEYGHSFERELGFLAVHGFLHLIGYVHQTAEEEQEMFALQEEILKQHDLKK, encoded by the coding sequence ATGGCTGACCAAATGGAACTGATTGATGAAACGGGTGGACTGGACGAGCACCATCTCGACCTTGTCCGGAATGTTCTCGTAACGGCTTACGAAGTAAAAGAGCTTGAACCCTCGGCAGAGTTATCCGTAACCTTTACCGGAAATGAAGAAATCCGGGAATTGAACAGAGAGTACCGGGGAATCGATAAAGCGACAGATGTGCTATCGTTCGCTTTAAACGACGGGGAGGAAGAGATTCATCATCATGATGGTGAAGACGAAATTCCTGATCTGCTGGGCGATATCGTAATTTCGGTTGATAAAGCCCGGGAACAGGCTGAAGAATACGGTCACTCCTTTGAAAGGGAACTCGGTTTTCTCGCGGTCCACGGTTTTCTACACCTTATCGGTTACGTTCACCAGACCGCTGAAGAGGAGCAGGAGATGTTCGCTCTTCAGGAGGAGATACTGAAACAGCATGACCTCAAAAAATAA